From the genome of Gammaproteobacteria bacterium, one region includes:
- the pilW gene encoding type IV pilus biogenesis/stability protein PilW yields MNAPTTVLRSVFVLVTVGLLEACGGTSGTLSDAEAAQANLNLGIAYLRQGRPDLAIENLDRALDQDSRLAPAHSAIALAYDQLGDTSEAERHHRRAVELAPADPIIANSYAVFLCRQNRWRDAEPYFERAANNPSYGTPAAALANAGVCAANAGDLEAAEEHFREALSHDPEFADALAGMMELSYREKSYLQARAFMQRYLDVRPATPGVLLLCFNIESELGDRDAAERCAARLREEYPESAELAQLRELERDGQ; encoded by the coding sequence ATGAACGCGCCCACCACCGTCCTGCGCTCGGTTTTCGTGCTCGTGACCGTCGGGCTGCTCGAGGCGTGCGGCGGCACGAGCGGCACGTTGTCGGATGCGGAGGCCGCGCAGGCGAACCTGAACCTCGGCATCGCATACCTTCGCCAAGGCCGTCCGGATCTCGCGATCGAGAACCTCGATCGCGCTCTCGATCAGGACTCGAGGCTCGCGCCGGCGCACAGCGCGATCGCGCTCGCGTACGATCAGCTGGGGGACACGTCCGAGGCGGAACGCCACCATCGCCGCGCCGTCGAGCTCGCGCCCGCCGATCCGATAATCGCGAACAGCTACGCCGTGTTCCTGTGCCGACAGAACCGCTGGCGCGACGCGGAGCCCTACTTCGAGCGCGCGGCGAACAACCCGAGCTACGGGACGCCCGCCGCCGCGCTTGCGAACGCCGGCGTTTGCGCGGCCAACGCCGGGGATCTCGAGGCAGCGGAGGAGCACTTTCGCGAGGCGTTGTCCCACGATCCGGAGTTTGCGGACGCGCTCGCCGGGATGATGGAGCTTTCTTATCGGGAGAAGAGCTACCTCCAGGCGCGCGCGTTCATGCAGCGCTACCTCGACGTCCGGCCGGCGACTCCCGGGGTGTTGCTGCTGTGCTTCAACATCGAGAGCGAGCTGGGCGATCGGGATGCCGCCGAGCGCTGCGCCGCGCGGCTGCGCGAGGAGTACCCGGAGTCCGCGGAGCTCGCGCAACTCCGCGAGCTCGAGCGCGATGGTCAGTGA
- a CDS encoding RodZ domain-containing protein, which produces MVSEDGPAPAADAPTETVPLGGTLRAAREAQRLSLDQVSELLRIDARFLVALEEERFDAIGPPVFVKGYLRHYCELLGLDSTRLLDAHADRIGKVEPIVQARRSIGRAPERPIAPLLLGAAAVALLGLFLWRAPPGLLGRIGSPAAPDEAVIETVADTTAIEAATDATAIETAPDATAIDAAADAPAIEASFAPAIDAADAAVIGSTDAAALKSTDAAASGSIAAPAVEAATDGPANETIADTAAEPAAGSDAGAVRAPAPALDSAAVPPAAAEPGDQGLRPPEAAPAVVAGLTGGAAPAAEVSVAEAAPVAAPLEIELRFLEDSWTTITGADDERLYYGLGRAGDQERISASTAVRVLLGNAEGVEIRVNGEPYAYPPGSRRGDIAQFTLSPARD; this is translated from the coding sequence ATGGTCAGTGAGGACGGGCCCGCGCCCGCGGCGGACGCGCCGACCGAGACGGTTCCGCTCGGCGGCACGCTTCGCGCCGCACGCGAGGCGCAGCGCCTGTCGCTCGACCAGGTTTCCGAGCTGCTGCGGATCGACGCTAGGTTTCTCGTCGCGCTCGAGGAAGAGCGCTTCGACGCAATCGGGCCGCCGGTCTTCGTCAAGGGATACCTGAGGCACTACTGCGAGCTGCTCGGGCTCGATTCGACCCGCTTGCTCGACGCGCACGCGGACCGGATCGGCAAGGTCGAGCCGATCGTGCAGGCGCGGCGCTCGATCGGCCGCGCGCCGGAGCGCCCGATTGCGCCGCTCCTGCTCGGAGCCGCGGCCGTCGCGCTGCTCGGTCTGTTTTTGTGGCGGGCGCCTCCGGGCCTGCTCGGCCGAATCGGCTCCCCGGCCGCTCCCGACGAGGCGGTGATCGAGACGGTCGCGGACACGACGGCGATCGAGGCGGCCACGGACGCGACGGCGATCGAGACGGCGCCGGACGCAACGGCGATCGATGCAGCCGCCGACGCGCCGGCGATCGAGGCTTCCTTCGCGCCGGCGATCGACGCGGCCGACGCGGCGGTGATCGGGTCGACCGACGCTGCGGCGCTGAAATCGACAGACGCTGCGGCGAGCGGGTCGATTGCGGCGCCGGCGGTCGAGGCGGCCACCGACGGCCCGGCGAACGAGACGATCGCCGATACAGCGGCCGAGCCGGCCGCGGGGTCCGACGCCGGCGCCGTTCGCGCACCGGCGCCCGCGCTCGATTCCGCCGCCGTGCCGCCGGCCGCGGCCGAGCCCGGCGATCAGGGCTTGCGACCGCCGGAGGCCGCGCCGGCCGTCGTCGCGGGGCTCACCGGTGGGGCCGCTCCGGCCGCGGAGGTTTCGGTTGCCGAGGCGGCACCGGTCGCCGCCCCGCTCGAGATCGAGCTGCGTTTTCTCGAGGATTCGTGGACCACGATCACCGGCGCGGACGACGAGCGGCTTTACTACGGTCTCGGACGCGCGGGTGACCAGGAGCGCATCAGCGCGAGCACCGCGGTCAGGGTATTGCTCGGCAACGCCGAAGGCGTCGAGATCCGGGTGAACGGCGAGCCGTACGCGTATCCGCCGGGGAGCCGGCGCGGCGACATCGCGCAGTTCACGTTGTCTCCCGCTCGGGACTAG
- the hisS gene encoding histidine--tRNA ligase, with product MASPIQPVRGMNDVLPEDEALWEKLETTAEALFRAYDYRRIRIPVLERTELFKRSIGELTDIVEKEMYTFEDRGGDIVTLRPEATAGIVRACLTHGLLHNRQQKLWCSGPMFRREKPQKGRYRQFHQLSVEALGYPEPEIDAELIAMSSRLWRGLGLTDVSLEINSIGTPESRAAYRDVLVRYFSARRDRLDADSLRRLERNPLRILDSKNPEMADVIAGAPLITEYLDDASRAHFERVQDLLRDAGIGFEINPRLVRGLDYYTHTVFEWLTDRLGAQSAICAGGRYDGLVGQLGGRDAPAVGYALGMERVVELMRLAEDAPVARAPDVFVVSAGDAGRRAGFAAAEALRTRVPGISVSIGAPSAGLKAQMRRADKSGARFAVIIGEEEVAAGRLGLKPLRSDEAQEAVDLEELVRRLSSALERRE from the coding sequence ATGGCCTCACCGATACAGCCGGTCCGCGGCATGAACGACGTGCTTCCGGAGGACGAAGCCCTCTGGGAGAAGCTCGAGACGACGGCGGAGGCGCTGTTTCGTGCCTACGATTATCGCCGCATCCGAATTCCGGTCCTCGAGCGCACCGAGCTCTTCAAGCGATCGATCGGCGAGCTGACGGACATCGTCGAGAAGGAGATGTACACCTTCGAGGATCGCGGCGGCGACATCGTGACGCTGCGGCCGGAGGCGACCGCCGGCATCGTCCGCGCGTGCCTTACTCACGGATTGCTGCACAACCGCCAGCAGAAGCTCTGGTGCAGCGGGCCGATGTTCCGGCGCGAGAAGCCGCAGAAGGGACGCTACCGCCAGTTCCATCAGCTCAGCGTCGAGGCGCTCGGCTATCCGGAGCCGGAGATCGACGCGGAGCTGATCGCGATGTCGTCGCGACTGTGGCGCGGTCTCGGGCTGACGGACGTCTCGCTCGAGATCAACTCGATCGGCACGCCGGAGTCGAGAGCCGCGTATCGGGACGTGCTCGTGCGCTACTTCTCGGCCCGTCGCGACCGGCTCGACGCCGACAGCTTGAGGCGGCTCGAGCGCAATCCGCTGCGCATTCTCGACAGCAAGAATCCGGAGATGGCGGACGTGATCGCCGGGGCACCGCTCATCACCGAATACCTCGACGACGCCTCGCGCGCGCATTTCGAGCGCGTCCAGGATCTGCTTCGCGACGCCGGGATCGGCTTCGAGATCAACCCGCGGCTCGTGCGCGGGCTCGACTATTACACGCACACGGTCTTCGAATGGCTCACGGACCGGCTCGGGGCGCAGAGCGCGATCTGTGCCGGCGGCCGTTACGACGGGCTCGTCGGGCAGCTCGGCGGCCGCGACGCGCCGGCCGTCGGCTACGCGCTCGGTATGGAGCGGGTCGTGGAGCTGATGCGCCTCGCGGAGGATGCGCCTGTCGCCCGCGCCCCGGACGTCTTCGTCGTGAGCGCGGGAGACGCGGGCCGGCGTGCCGGCTTCGCGGCCGCGGAGGCGCTTCGCACGCGCGTGCCGGGCATCAGCGTATCGATCGGCGCGCCGTCGGCCGGCTTGAAGGCGCAGATGCGGCGCGCGGACAAGAGCGGCGCGCGCTTCGCCGTCATCATCGGCGAGGAGGAGGTCGCGGCGGGCCGGCTCGGGCTCAAGCCGCTGCGAAGCGACGAGGCGCAGGAGGCCGTCGACCTGGAAGAGCTCGTGCGAAGGTTGTCATCTGCCCTGGAGCGGCGAGAATAG
- a CDS encoding tetratricopeptide repeat protein, with product MDEFLSEKEQIEQIREWWRENGWFIVAGVALGVVAIVGINQYRAYKADRAEEAAALYLDLQQELEENDREAADALLTELREEYPSSPYTDQAGLLVASAYVAREPGRAAEELRRVMESTDDRELSLIARLRLARVLMYQESHEEALELLNVTDVGAFAAQYAEARGDAHYALGDADAARTAYAEALTAPGAEWLNRNFVEMKLGALEPPADDAESGA from the coding sequence GTGGACGAATTCTTATCCGAAAAGGAGCAAATCGAGCAGATCCGCGAGTGGTGGCGCGAGAACGGCTGGTTCATCGTAGCCGGCGTTGCGCTCGGCGTCGTCGCGATCGTCGGGATCAACCAGTACCGCGCCTACAAGGCCGACCGCGCCGAGGAGGCCGCGGCGCTCTACCTCGACCTCCAGCAGGAGCTCGAGGAGAACGACCGCGAGGCGGCGGACGCGCTGCTCACGGAGCTGCGGGAAGAGTATCCGTCGAGCCCTTATACCGACCAGGCCGGGCTGCTGGTCGCGAGCGCGTACGTCGCGCGCGAGCCGGGCCGGGCGGCCGAGGAGCTGCGCCGCGTGATGGAGAGCACGGACGACCGGGAGCTCTCGCTGATCGCGCGGCTGCGCCTCGCCCGCGTGCTGATGTATCAGGAGTCCCACGAGGAAGCCCTCGAGCTGCTGAACGTGACCGACGTCGGCGCGTTCGCCGCGCAGTACGCGGAGGCCCGCGGCGACGCGCACTATGCGCTCGGCGACGCCGACGCCGCCCGCACGGCCTATGCGGAAGCGCTGACGGCGCCCGGGGCCGAATGGCTGAACCGAAATTTCGTGGAGATGAAGCTCGGGGCGCTGGAGCCGCCGGCCGACGACGCGGAGTCCGGCGCGTGA
- the bamB gene encoding outer membrane protein assembly factor BamB gives MTSAARAAVVAAAALAGGCSLFGRDRNTGEPPAELQDFEASLEVRELWSTRVGGSSEDLRLGLRPTTDGMRVYAGTHDGRAAALDAETGREIWSVRTDLPLSAGPGYAAGLLAFGTTDGQLVLLDAETGEERWRVQVGSEVLAAPAIGSDVVALRSTDGRLRGFSIVNGEELWTVEQSPPPLIVRGDTEPEIAGQIVVAGFDNGRIGAYRLDTGVALWELAIGNPTGRTELDRLVDVSGDLLILGNDVFAVGYQGSLVSADLNTGLVLWRQDMSSLAGLDVDLSRVYVTNDVGYVVALSRANGNVQWTQEGLRLRDVTAPTRFGPAVVVGDFEGYLHWLDLDDGSFVARVRAGSARIPEAPIVVGSSLVVQSGDGRIAAFTTVEEQEEEED, from the coding sequence GTGACGAGCGCCGCGCGGGCCGCCGTGGTCGCCGCGGCGGCGCTCGCCGGCGGCTGCTCGTTGTTCGGCCGGGACCGCAACACCGGCGAGCCGCCCGCGGAGCTTCAGGACTTCGAGGCGTCGCTCGAGGTGCGCGAGCTCTGGAGCACGCGCGTCGGCGGCTCGTCCGAGGACCTGCGGCTCGGGCTGCGGCCGACCACGGACGGCATGCGTGTGTACGCCGGGACGCACGACGGCCGGGCCGCGGCGCTCGATGCGGAGACCGGCCGCGAGATCTGGTCCGTGCGCACGGATCTGCCGCTGTCGGCCGGGCCCGGTTACGCCGCCGGCCTGCTCGCCTTCGGCACCACGGACGGTCAGCTCGTGCTGCTCGATGCCGAGACCGGCGAGGAACGCTGGCGTGTGCAAGTCGGCAGCGAGGTGCTCGCCGCGCCGGCGATCGGCTCCGACGTCGTGGCCTTGCGCAGCACGGACGGGCGGCTGCGCGGCTTCTCGATCGTCAACGGCGAGGAGCTCTGGACCGTCGAGCAAAGCCCCCCGCCGCTGATCGTACGCGGCGACACGGAGCCCGAGATCGCCGGGCAGATCGTCGTCGCGGGCTTCGACAACGGCCGCATCGGCGCCTACCGGCTCGATACGGGCGTGGCGCTGTGGGAGCTCGCGATCGGGAACCCCACCGGGCGCACGGAGCTCGACCGCCTCGTCGACGTGAGCGGCGACTTGCTGATCCTCGGCAACGACGTCTTCGCGGTCGGCTATCAAGGGAGCCTGGTGTCGGCCGACTTGAACACCGGGCTCGTGCTCTGGCGGCAGGACATGTCGTCGCTGGCCGGCCTCGACGTCGATCTCAGCCGTGTCTACGTCACGAACGACGTCGGCTACGTCGTCGCGCTGAGCCGGGCGAACGGCAACGTGCAATGGACTCAGGAGGGGCTGCGCCTGCGCGACGTGACGGCGCCGACGCGCTTCGGCCCCGCGGTCGTCGTCGGCGATTTCGAGGGTTACCTGCATTGGCTCGACTTGGACGACGGCAGCTTCGTCGCGCGGGTGCGTGCCGGGTCGGCGCGGATTCCGGAGGCGCCGATCGTCGTCGGCTCGAGCCTGGTCGTACAATCGGGCGACGGCCGCATCGCGGCGTTCACGACGGTCGAGGAGCAGGAGGAAGAGGAGGACTGA
- the der gene encoding ribosome biogenesis GTPase Der, with translation MLPAVALIGRPNVGKSTLFNRLTQTRDALVADYPGVTRDRRYGYAEQDGRAYLVIDTGGLGAGGDLRTLIERQVDAALAQADAVVLVVDHRDGLTPEDQRIAERLRRSGKPVTVAVNKAEGAPAEIAEAEFFGLGFGRPFRIAALHGQGVSTLMAAVLAPFGEPEAAPERTEDLGPRLAVIGRPNVGKSTLINRLLGDERLVTSPEPGTTRDSIVVPCERDGRRFALVDTAGIRRRTRVSEGVEKLSIVQTLKSIEEAHVVIVLLDAREGVTEQDLHLVGLAVNRGRALVVGVNKWDGLGAAQRSRVEAEVERNLDFVAYAKVHYVSALHGSGIAELVRSALAAYDAAGADLPTPRLNELLRDMTRAHAPPVVRGRPIRLRYAHQGGRFPPIIVVHGTQAERTPEHYRRYLENAFRAALRLEGTPIRIELKSGENPFAGRRNTLTPRQRARRRRVIDHSRRR, from the coding sequence ATGCTTCCCGCCGTTGCGCTGATCGGCCGTCCGAACGTCGGCAAGTCCACGTTGTTCAACCGCCTGACGCAGACCCGCGACGCGCTCGTCGCGGACTACCCGGGCGTCACGCGCGACCGCCGCTACGGATACGCGGAGCAGGACGGGCGCGCTTACCTCGTGATCGATACCGGCGGGCTCGGCGCGGGCGGCGACCTGCGCACGCTGATCGAGCGGCAGGTGGACGCGGCGCTGGCGCAGGCCGATGCCGTCGTGCTCGTCGTCGATCACCGCGACGGGCTCACGCCCGAGGACCAGCGGATCGCGGAGCGCCTGCGCCGCTCCGGAAAGCCGGTGACGGTCGCCGTGAACAAGGCCGAGGGCGCGCCGGCCGAGATCGCCGAGGCCGAGTTTTTCGGCCTCGGCTTCGGCCGCCCGTTCCGCATCGCGGCGCTGCACGGGCAGGGCGTCTCGACGTTGATGGCGGCCGTGCTCGCGCCGTTCGGCGAGCCCGAAGCGGCGCCCGAGAGGACGGAAGATCTCGGTCCGAGGCTCGCCGTGATCGGGCGGCCGAACGTCGGGAAGTCGACGCTCATCAACCGCCTGCTCGGCGACGAGCGTCTCGTCACGTCGCCCGAGCCGGGCACGACCCGCGACAGCATCGTCGTGCCCTGCGAGCGCGACGGCCGGCGCTTCGCGCTGGTCGATACCGCCGGCATCCGGCGGCGTACGCGGGTGAGCGAGGGCGTCGAGAAGCTCAGCATCGTGCAGACCCTGAAGTCGATCGAGGAAGCGCACGTCGTCATCGTGCTGCTCGACGCGCGCGAAGGCGTGACGGAGCAGGATTTGCACCTCGTCGGCCTCGCCGTGAATCGCGGCCGCGCATTGGTCGTCGGGGTGAACAAGTGGGACGGTCTCGGCGCGGCGCAGCGCAGCCGCGTCGAGGCGGAGGTCGAGCGCAACCTCGACTTCGTCGCCTACGCGAAGGTGCATTACGTCTCGGCCCTGCACGGCAGCGGGATCGCCGAGCTCGTCCGGTCGGCCCTGGCCGCGTACGACGCCGCCGGCGCCGACCTGCCGACGCCGCGCCTGAACGAGCTGCTGCGGGACATGACTCGGGCACACGCGCCGCCGGTCGTCCGCGGCCGACCGATCCGGCTGCGCTACGCGCACCAGGGCGGGCGCTTCCCGCCGATCATCGTCGTGCACGGGACGCAGGCGGAGCGCACGCCGGAGCACTACCGCCGCTACCTCGAGAACGCGTTCCGCGCCGCCCTGCGCCTCGAGGGCACGCCGATCCGGATCGAGCTGAAAAGCGGCGAAAACCCGTTCGCCGGCCGCCGGAACACCCTCACGCCGCGCCAGCGCGCGCGGAGGCGTCGCGTGATCGATCACTCGCGCCGCCGCTGA
- a CDS encoding homoserine O-acetyltransferase, translating to MGEARRHVTVPGEFPMYRGGTLLEPTIAYETWGELDAERRNAVLIFTGMSPSAHAASSVLDPSPGWWEEIVGPGRPIDTRRYYVICMNSLGSCFGSTGPASIDPRTGERYRLRFPVLSLEDVARAGFELLRHLGIEHVHAVVGPSMGGMTALAFELMFPGMSEGLLLMSTGSRSLPFSIALRSLQREMIRRDPNWRDGNYTPDAMPLTGMRLARKLGMITYRSAEEWRVRFGRERVSAAVGPSNGDPFGIVFEVESYLEHHANKFTGQFDPNCYLYLSRASDLFDVADHGGSVAAGLSRIKARRIMIIGVTTDFLFPIHQQRELAQGLSGNGREVEFVQLDSLQGHDSFLVDMDNYRPLIARFFA from the coding sequence TTGGGCGAAGCACGCCGACACGTCACCGTTCCCGGCGAATTCCCGATGTACCGCGGCGGCACTCTGCTCGAGCCGACGATCGCGTACGAGACCTGGGGCGAGCTCGATGCCGAGCGCCGCAACGCCGTTCTGATCTTCACCGGGATGTCCCCGTCGGCGCACGCCGCGTCGAGCGTGCTCGACCCGTCGCCCGGCTGGTGGGAGGAGATCGTCGGCCCCGGCCGGCCGATCGACACGCGCCGATACTACGTGATCTGCATGAACTCGCTCGGGAGCTGCTTCGGCTCGACGGGCCCGGCGTCGATCGATCCGCGGACCGGCGAGCGCTATCGCCTCCGGTTCCCGGTGCTCTCGCTCGAGGACGTTGCGCGCGCCGGATTCGAGCTGCTGCGCCATCTCGGGATCGAGCACGTGCACGCCGTCGTCGGGCCGTCCATGGGCGGCATGACGGCGCTCGCCTTCGAGCTGATGTTCCCGGGCATGTCCGAAGGTCTGCTCCTGATGTCGACCGGGTCGCGCTCGCTGCCGTTCTCGATCGCGCTGCGGTCGTTGCAGCGGGAGATGATTCGGCGCGATCCGAACTGGCGCGACGGGAACTACACTCCCGATGCGATGCCGCTGACCGGCATGCGCCTCGCCCGCAAGCTCGGGATGATCACGTACCGCTCGGCGGAGGAATGGCGAGTGCGGTTCGGGCGCGAGCGGGTGTCGGCGGCGGTGGGCCCGTCGAACGGCGATCCGTTCGGCATCGTCTTCGAGGTCGAGTCCTACCTCGAGCACCACGCGAACAAGTTCACCGGGCAGTTCGATCCGAATTGCTACCTGTACCTGTCGCGCGCGAGCGATCTCTTCGACGTGGCCGACCACGGCGGCAGCGTCGCCGCCGGGCTCTCGAGAATCAAGGCGCGGCGGATCATGATCATCGGCGTCACCACGGATTTTCTGTTTCCGATCCACCAGCAGCGGGAGCTCGCGCAAGGGCTTTCGGGCAACGGCCGCGAAGTCGAGTTCGTGCAGCTCGACTCGCTCCAGGGCCACGACTCGTTCCTCGTGGACATGGACAACTACCGCCCGCTGATCGCGCGCTTCTTCGCCTGA
- the xseA gene encoding exodeoxyribonuclease VII large subunit: MAGGSPYTCAMQSGENLELAFDEQRRILTVSALNRDARLLVERTFGTIWVEGEVSNLSRPSSGHLYWSLKDAHAQVRCAMFRLAARGLDFPLDNGLHVLVRARVSFYEARGEFQLIVDYVEEAGEGLLRRRFEALKRRLAAEGLFDPARKRKPPRVPRRIGVVTSPTGAALRDVLTALRRRFPAVDVLIYPTSVQGNGAAQEIVRTLELADRRRECDVLILTRGGGSLEDLWAFNEEIVARAVAAVGIPIIVGVGHETDFTIADFAADLRAPTPSQAAELAVPDCTEWRRRLARIAAHLERGARRRVQSDAQRLAALAHRLYRCHPGVPLRQLAQRGDELETRLRRALERALAERQARVARLAAAVAAANPKHRVAAAAQRRRFATERLERAIGRRIERLSHRLAITERTLRSLSPLATLDRGYAIVSRRDDGSLITQSALVEPGTEILVRLARGRLGATVSSAEPEADESSTTAPDASP; encoded by the coding sequence ATGGCCGGTGGCAGCCCTTATACTTGCGCCATGCAAAGCGGAGAGAACCTCGAGCTCGCGTTCGACGAGCAGCGCCGGATCCTGACGGTATCGGCGCTCAATCGCGACGCGCGCCTGCTCGTGGAGCGCACCTTCGGCACGATATGGGTCGAGGGCGAGGTGTCGAACCTGTCGCGCCCGTCGTCGGGGCATCTGTACTGGTCGCTGAAGGATGCGCACGCGCAGGTGCGATGCGCGATGTTCCGTCTCGCCGCGCGCGGGCTCGACTTTCCGCTCGACAACGGCCTGCACGTGCTCGTGCGGGCGCGTGTGAGCTTCTACGAGGCGCGCGGCGAGTTCCAGCTGATCGTCGACTACGTCGAGGAGGCGGGCGAGGGGCTGCTGCGCCGGCGGTTCGAAGCGCTGAAGCGCCGCCTCGCGGCCGAAGGCTTGTTCGACCCGGCCCGCAAGCGCAAGCCGCCGCGCGTGCCGCGCCGGATCGGCGTCGTCACGTCGCCGACAGGGGCCGCGCTCCGCGACGTGCTGACCGCACTGCGGCGGCGCTTCCCGGCCGTCGACGTCCTGATCTATCCGACCAGCGTGCAAGGCAACGGCGCCGCACAGGAGATCGTGCGCACGCTCGAGCTCGCCGATCGCCGCCGCGAATGCGACGTGCTGATCCTGACGCGCGGCGGCGGCTCGCTCGAGGACCTCTGGGCGTTCAACGAGGAGATCGTGGCCCGCGCGGTCGCCGCGGTCGGCATTCCGATCATCGTCGGCGTCGGTCACGAGACGGATTTCACGATCGCCGATTTCGCCGCGGATCTGCGCGCGCCGACGCCGTCACAGGCCGCGGAGCTCGCCGTGCCGGATTGTACGGAGTGGCGGAGGCGCCTCGCGCGGATCGCGGCGCATCTCGAGCGCGGGGCGCGGCGGCGCGTGCAATCCGACGCGCAGCGCCTGGCCGCGCTCGCTCACCGGCTCTACCGCTGCCACCCCGGCGTGCCGCTGCGTCAGCTGGCACAGCGCGGGGACGAGCTCGAGACGCGGTTGCGGCGCGCCCTCGAGCGGGCGCTCGCCGAGCGGCAGGCGCGCGTCGCGCGGCTCGCCGCCGCCGTTGCCGCCGCGAATCCGAAGCATCGCGTGGCGGCCGCCGCGCAGCGCCGGCGCTTCGCGACCGAGCGCCTCGAGCGGGCGATCGGGCGCCGGATCGAGCGCCTCTCCCACCGCCTCGCGATCACGGAGCGGACGCTGCGCTCGTTGAGCCCGCTCGCGACGCTCGATCGCGGCTACGCGATCGTCTCGCGCCGCGACGACGGCTCGCTGATCACGCAGAGCGCGCTCGTCGAGCCCGGCACGGAGATCCTCGTTCGGCTCGCCCGCGGCCGCCTCGGCGCGACGGTGAGCTCCGCCGAGCCCGAGGCGGACGAGTCGTCCACGACGGCTCCGGACGCGTCACCGTAG
- the guaB gene encoding IMP dehydrogenase encodes MRISHEALTFDDVLLEPAYSEILPREVDLRTTLTRSLTLNIPIVSAAMDTVTEARLAITLAQEGGIGIIHKNMSPREQAAQVRRVKKFESGIINDPITVSPTATIKEVIDLTRAKNISGVPVVEGEELVGIVTHRDLRFETQLDAPVSSVMTPKERLVTVREGASKDEVLTLLHRHRIEKVLVIDGSFNLRGMITAKDFQKAKDYPYACKDVNGALRVGAAVGTGIDTEERVSRLVEAGVDVVIVDTAHGHHVGVIDRVREIKSSYPDLQLIAGNIVTAEAARALAEAGADGVKVGIGPGSICTTRVVAGVGVPQVSAVAEVAAAVADLGVPVVSDGGIRYSGDIAKAIAAGAHTTMIGSLFAGTEESPGDVELYQGRSYKSYRGMGSLGAMSQRHGSSDRYFQDASEELQKLVPEGIEGRVPYKGSLVAIVHQLIGGLRAAMGYTGCGNIEEMRTRPRFVRITAAGRRESHVHDVAITKEAPNYRVE; translated from the coding sequence ATGCGGATCAGTCACGAGGCGCTCACTTTCGACGACGTCCTCCTGGAGCCCGCGTACTCCGAGATCCTGCCCCGCGAGGTCGATCTGCGCACGACGCTGACGCGCTCGCTCACGCTGAACATTCCGATCGTCTCGGCGGCAATGGACACGGTCACCGAGGCGCGGCTCGCGATCACGCTCGCACAGGAAGGCGGCATCGGCATCATTCACAAGAACATGTCGCCGCGCGAGCAGGCGGCGCAAGTGCGGCGCGTGAAGAAGTTCGAAAGCGGGATCATCAACGATCCGATCACGGTGAGCCCCACGGCGACGATCAAGGAAGTCATCGACCTCACGCGGGCGAAGAACATTTCCGGCGTTCCTGTCGTCGAGGGCGAGGAGCTCGTCGGCATCGTCACGCACCGCGATCTGCGTTTCGAAACGCAGCTCGACGCGCCCGTGTCCTCCGTCATGACGCCGAAAGAGCGGCTCGTCACGGTGCGCGAAGGCGCGAGCAAGGACGAGGTGCTGACGCTGCTGCACCGTCATCGCATCGAGAAGGTGCTCGTGATCGACGGGTCGTTCAATCTGCGCGGCATGATCACCGCGAAGGATTTCCAGAAGGCGAAGGACTACCCCTACGCGTGCAAGGATGTGAACGGGGCGTTGCGGGTCGGCGCGGCCGTCGGCACCGGGATCGATACCGAGGAGCGCGTGTCACGGCTGGTCGAAGCGGGCGTCGACGTGGTGATCGTGGACACCGCTCACGGTCATCACGTGGGCGTCATCGATCGCGTCCGCGAGATCAAGAGCAGCTATCCCGACTTGCAGCTCATCGCCGGCAACATCGTCACGGCCGAGGCCGCGAGGGCCCTGGCGGAGGCCGGCGCGGACGGCGTGAAGGTCGGCATCGGGCCGGGGTCGATCTGCACGACGCGCGTCGTCGCAGGCGTGGGCGTGCCGCAGGTGTCGGCCGTCGCCGAGGTCGCCGCCGCGGTCGCCGATCTCGGCGTGCCGGTGGTCTCCGACGGCGGCATTCGCTACTCCGGCGACATCGCGAAAGCGATCGCCGCGGGCGCCCACACGACGATGATCGGCAGCCTGTTCGCCGGCACCGAGGAATCTCCCGGCGACGTCGAGCTCTACCAGGGGCGCTCCTACAAGTCCTATCGGGGCATGGGCTCGCTCGGCGCGATGTCGCAGCGCCACGGCTCGTCGGACCGCTACTTCCAGGATGCGAGCGAGGAGCTTCAGAAGCTCGTGCCGGAGGGCATCGAAGGGCGCGTGCCGTACAAGGGCAGCCTCGTCGCGATCGTGCACCAGCTGATCGGCGGGTTGCGCGCCGCGATGGGCTACACGGGGTGCGGCAACATCGAGGAGATGCGCACGCGCCCGCGCTTCGTGCGTATCACGGCCGCCGGGCGGCGCGAGAGCCACGTCCACGACGTCGCGATCACGAAGGAAGCGCCGAACTACCGCGTCGAATAG